In one bacterium genomic region, the following are encoded:
- a CDS encoding response regulator — protein sequence MADEKNVVLIVDDNEFFLSQQISCLGRERFDIHTASSGKQAIDKARSVNPDLILLDQIMEDMMGLDVCRILKADPATAHIPVIIVSSGEREASRLQLAAAGFDGIIFKPIRRNQALALVEAFLGIAVRSWARTSVSLPCTAIWEGTGKEGTIHSLGGGGAFISGNITPVKGDMCQIRFSLPDSGAGEREVEVRDALVVWLGELDDTSHQGIGIKFLTIKQDDQEAIDRYVASLLNSAET from the coding sequence ATGGCCGATGAGAAAAATGTCGTTCTGATCGTTGACGACAACGAATTTTTCCTCAGCCAGCAGATCTCCTGCCTGGGCAGGGAGCGGTTCGACATCCACACGGCCTCGTCCGGCAAGCAGGCCATTGACAAGGCACGCTCGGTAAACCCGGACCTCATTCTCCTCGACCAGATCATGGAAGACATGATGGGGCTGGATGTCTGCAGGATACTCAAAGCGGACCCTGCCACGGCTCACATTCCCGTTATCATCGTCAGCTCGGGGGAGCGGGAGGCGTCGAGGCTTCAGCTGGCGGCCGCAGGTTTTGACGGCATCATCTTCAAACCGATCCGCAGGAACCAGGCCCTCGCTCTAGTGGAAGCGTTCCTTGGAATAGCTGTCCGATCCTGGGCCAGAACCTCTGTTTCCCTGCCCTGCACCGCCATATGGGAAGGCACGGGCAAGGAAGGGACGATCCACTCACTAGGTGGCGGGGGAGCTTTCATCAGCGGCAACATTACCCCTGTGAAAGGTGACATGTGCCAGATCCGGTTCTCGCTGCCCGACTCCGGTGCAGGCGAAAGAGAGGTTGAGGTGCGGGATGCTCTGGTCGTCTGGCTCGGGGAACTGGACGACACCAGTCACCAGGGAATCGGAATCAAATTTCTCACCATCAAACAGGACGACCAGGAGGCCATCGACCGGTACGTGGCCAGTCTCCTCAATTCCGCTGAAACCTGA